The Streptomyces sp. R28 region GAGGTCCTGGACCGGCTCGGCGGCCCGTTCGACGACTGCGCCCACACCGTGGAGGTCCCGCGCGCCGGTTCCGCCCGCCGCCCCGGCCGGTACGGCATCCAATCCGTCGGCCTGCACCTGTGGCGGCTGCGCACCTACTCCGTGACACGAGCCCCCGCGTACTGCCTGGATCGCGACCGGGCCTGCTACACCTTCAACGTGCTCGCCATCGACACTCCCCTGTACACCGCCCCGGTGCCCGAGCCGTCGAGCGGCCGGGTCGCCGACGAGACGAACGTGCCGGAGCCCATCGGCCGCAGGGCCCTGGCCGAGCGGCTCTACGACTACTACGGGCCCGGCAAGAGCCTGTGCGTGTGGACCGGCCCGGACGCCGACGGCGATGTGGTGCCGCTGGACCGGATCGTCGCCGCCGACCTGTCCGGCTGGCGCTACCGCCCCGCCCGCGGACAGGTCGCCGTCGACCCCGTGCTCGGCCGCCTCGCGCTGTCGCCGGGCACGGCTCCCGCCCACGGCGTCCGGGTGACGTACCACCACGCGTTCTCCGGCGACCTCGGCGGCGGCGAGTACCCGCGCCCGGAGCCCGTGACGGCCGACGCCCCGGAGCGTTACCGGGTGGGCCCCGGCGAGGACCACACGAGCATCGCCGACGCGCTCGACCGATGGCGCGCGGGGAAGCGGGCGCACGGCGGCAAGGCGGAGGTGATCGTGGAGATCACCGCCAACGAGGTGTACGAGGACCTGACCGACATCCGCCTGGACCCGGGAGACCGTCTCACCCTGCGCGCCGCGGACGGTGTGCGGCCCGTCGTCCGGCTGACCGGACGGCATGGCGGTGACCGTCAGCGCGCCCTGACCATCACGGGCGCCGGCAGACCGACGGCACGGATCGTTTTGGACGGTCTGCTGGTGACCGGCGGCAGCGTGCGGGTGCGGGGCGGGGTGGAGCGTCTCGTCGTGCGGCACTGCACGTTCGTGCCGGGGTGGTTGCTGGAGGAACGCGGCACGCCGCTGGCGCCGGGGGCGCCCGGGCTGGACATCGCCCACAGTCCGGTGCACACCGAGATCCACCACAGCATCGTCGGTGCCCTCACCGTCGACGGAGGCGAGGACAACCGCGTCGAGCTGTACGACAGCGTGGTGGACGCCACCCGGTCCGAGGCGACGGCGATCGGCGCGGCCGACGGCGGCCCCGCCGGTGTCCTCCTGACCGCCCGTCGCACCACCGTCCTCGGAGCCGTGCACGCCCGAGCGGTCGACGTGCTGGAGAACTGCCTGCTGGCCGGTCAGGTGTCGGTCGAGCGACGCGACCAGGGCTCCCTGCGTTTCTGCTGGCTGCCCAAATACTCCCGGACCCCGCCCCGGTTCCACTGCGAACCCGACCACTCCGGGGATCCGGACCGGGTCGACTTGCGTTTCGCCGCCACCCGGTACGGCTCGCCCGACTACGTGCGGCTCGCCGACGACTGCGCCGACGCGATCCGCCGCGGCGGCGCGAACGGCTGCGAGCCCGGCGCGCTGCACCACCTCTTCCAGCCGTTGCGCGAGGACAACCTCCGCACCCGGCTGGACGAGTTCACCCCCGCCGGATGCGACACAGGGCTCTTCTTCGTCACCTGAGCACCGCGCACCCGCCCCCGGCTCTGTCCCCCCCCGCCCCCACCCCCACCCCCTCGGTCCAGGCAGGAAGCACCCCATGCACGGCGACTTCTCCCGCGTCATCTTCGATCCCGCCCGGCGGTTCTCCTCGGTCCTCTCCCAGCAGGGGCGGGTCCAGCTCGATGCCGAGATCAACGAACAGACGGCGATCCTCCTGCACTACATGCGCACGCTCGCCGCCGACCTCCTGGGGCCGGCCGCCTACCCGCCCGACAAGGACGAGGACGCCCTCGGCGGGTTCGGGGTCGACGGTTTCGACGGGGACACCTTCAGCGTGGCGCCGGGCCGCATGTACGTCGACGGCATCCTGTGCGAATGCGACGGCACCGACTACTGGGACCAGCCCGACGGCCACCTCGAAAGCGACCGGGAGGACGACCGGCTGCCGTCCGGGCCGTTCCTCGTGTATCTGCGGGTGTGGGAGCGCCTGATCACCGCGGTCGAGGCGCCCTGGATCCGTGAGGTGGCGCTCGGACCGGGCGGCCCGGACACGACCGCACGCACCCGCGTGGTCTGGCAGGTGTGCCTGCTCCCGCTGGAGCCCGGCTCCTTCAGGCCGGACATGCGCAGCGCCGCGGGCTTCCTGCGGGAGCGCCTCCGGGGCGACTTCGAGCCGCGTGGCCTGCTCGCCGCCCGGACCAGGCACCCCGACGAGGACCTGACCCCGAGCGAGCTGCCCCCGTCCTCCGGCTACCGGGGCCCCGAGAACCAGTTGTACCGGGTCGAGGTGCACCAGGGCGGCAGGGAAGGGACCGCGACATTCAAGTGGTCGCGGGAGAACGGCTCGGTCGTGCTGCCCGTCCGGAAGATCGACGGCGCCACGGTCGAGCTGGAGACGCTGGGCCGGGACGACAAGCTCGGTGTGGACATCGGCGACGTCGTGGAGATCGTCGACGACGCGACGGTGTGCCGCGCCGCCTCGGACCGGCCCGACGCGAGGTACGGACGGCTGTACACGGTCCGCCAGGTCGACTACGCCGGATCCCGGGTCGAGCTCGACGCCGAACCCGCCGACGATGCCGGCGGGCGCCGGTCACTTCACCCCTTCCTGCGCCGCTGGGACAGCGAGTGCGACGAGGGAACGGCCCTTCCGGTGCGGGAGGACGCGTGGCTGCCGCTGGAGGACGGCATCGAGATCCGCTTCTCGCCCCACGATGAGTGGCCCCGCGTCTACCGCCGCGGCGACTACTGGCTCATCCCGGCCCGGGTGCTCACCGGGGACGTCGAATGGCCCCGCAGCCGCGAGGGCGAGCCGCTGCGGCGCCGGCCGCACGGGGTGCACTACCACTACGCACCGCTCGCCTACATCGATCCACACGGCGGCGACTTCGAGCTCGTCGATCTACGGGTGCCGTTCCCGCACCGGCGGTAGACCGGCGGGGCGACCCGTCGAAGCCCGGTACCGGGACTCAGAGTTCGGGGAGGACGAAAACGAAGAAGTACCAGACGGCGAAGAGCAGGATGATGAGGAGGAGGACCACGGCCCAGCGCGTACCACCGGTCGAGACCTCGGCGCCGGTGGTCAGGTTGTACAGCCGCTTGACCCGCAGTGTGCCCCGTTTGGCCTTGCCCACGGCGCGCACCCGGTCCCCCTCGGTGACGGCGCCCTCGAAGGAGTCGCCGCGCATCTCCACCGGGACCAGCCGCACAGGACGGCCTCGGCGGTCGTACACCTCCACGCGGAAGTTGCAGACGATGACCGTGCCTGTGTTGCCGCCGCTGCCGCGTACCTCGGTGCGCAACTGCACATCGCGCGCCACGCCCTGGACGCTGCCGCTGCCCTGGAGGGTGCCGACCGGGAGCGGGGGCGGCGGTTCCGGCTCGGGCTCCGGCTCCGGCTCCGGCTCGACCGGGGTGTTCCACAGGGGTGGTGGGGGGACGTACGGCCGGGGCGGCGGGGGGGCGGCTCCGGGGGTGGAGGGGGCGGAGGCGGTGGCTTCGGCCGCGCGAACACGGTCCTGGGCCAGTGGCGCCGCCACCCTCGCGTCGCGGTGTCCTGGCCCTCGTCGTATGCCGGGAGCCAGGCACCGCAGTGGCGGCAGCGCTGGGCGTCGGGCGGTGCCTCGGCTCCGCATCGCTCGCACGTCCAGGCGCCGTCCACTGTCGTGACCTAGTCGACGCGGTAGGTGACGTAGTAGGCCGAACCCTCCGCGGGCGACGAGGCGAGCCTGGCGATGGGGCCGGCTCCCTGCTCGGACTCCTCGATGCGGATGGAGCCCAGCAGGTCGTCGTCGGAGGCGCTGTCGTAGTCCCAGAGGGAGAGGTTCTGCACGAAGTCCACCGGCACGCTCACGCCCAGCGGCTGCGTCTGGCCGGAGTTCACCGAGCCCGTCGAGCCGTTGCCCGGCCAGATGGCCCCGTCGACGCCGCCCGAGGTGGTCGTCGTGATGTACAGGTCGTCCGGGTCACCGCGGGCGGCATCGATCGCCGCGATGGCCTGGGGTATCGACTGCACGAAGGCCTGCGCGGAACTCACTCCGACCTCGTTCAGCGGGACTTTGCCGGCGAGTGCGCCCAGCGCCTCGTTCACGGTCGCGTCGGTGCCGGTCGCGGCATGGACGCAGTAGACGTCGAGAATCGTGGCGGTCGCGGTCATGAGTCGTCTCCTCCAGTGGTGTTTGTCGTCTGCCCTGGTCCTGGCCCCGCTGTCACCCGGCCCCCACGAGCTGCCGCCACGTCTTGTTGCCGACGATGCCGTCCGCGGTGAGGCCGTGGCCGGACTGGAACCGCTGCACGGCCTCGTGGGTGCGCGGACCGAAGTTGCCGTCCACGACGAGGGGCGGGTTGCAGCCGAGGTCGTTCAGGCGTTGCTGGATGTTCTTGACACCCTCCGTGACGGTGCCCCTGCGGGCGAAGGGCTGGTCCGCCACCGTTCGTTCGGGGCGGCTCGGGTGTTCGGCGAGCCATTGCGCGACGTCTCCCGGCAGGTCGTCGGGTCCGTGCGCCTCTCCGGGCCGCCAGCCCTCCACCCGCCGGATCGCGTCCGCGAACGTGGTGAGCTGGTTCTCGTCCAGGGCGGCGAGGGATGTGTCGGTACCGACCCCCATGGCGTCGGCGACCTGCTGGGCGTACCGCTGGGGGTCGTTGGCCCCGTGCCCGGCCGGTGCGTACGCCTTCATCACCTCGAGGACGGTCTTGTTTCGACGGCGTGCGAGATATCCGCGCACGGCCTGGAATCCCGTCTCCTCGTCGGGGAAGACGGCGAAGATGTCATTGTGTTTACCGGGATACGCGCCGTAACTCACGGCTTCGTCAGAGCTGATGATGTTCCCGGGATTCTGGTCGTTCCAGGCGATACTGCCTCCCGTGCGCATCACGTCGTCGTAGAAGACATGGTCCACACCGAGAATGCTGATGACGTCGCCTGGTTCCAAGTCGGTCGCGTTGGACCAGTTCATGACGGCCTCCGAGAGCCTCCGAGAGGCGGGAGCGCAGATATGCGGGACGCCGACTGAGGGCATTCACCGCCGCCGGACCACGGAGAATCCGGATCGGGCGGGTAGCGATTCCAGTATAGGCGCGGCCCTCTCGGGCAGCCACCGCGCAATTTGTTTCGCATTCCACAACTGCCCTTTTCCGGGAGGTGATTGCAGTCGCCATCGACCAGGCAGGGCGGGAGAATGGAACGCGGTTGGGCCGGTGACTCGAACAAGGAGCAGGACAGGTGTCCGCATTCACCATCGACATGTCGAGCCCGTTCCCCGGCGGCTTCACCGCCGGCCTGGGCGGACCCGGCACGGGGGGCCACCAGTCGCCCCACTGGTACATCCAGTACGGCATGGATCTCGGCGCCCCCGCGGGCACTCAGGTGTATGCCGCCTTCGACGCCCACATCACCAAGTACAGCCCGCACGACCCGGCCACCGACAGTGGCAAGGTCTACGGCGCGCAGCTTTTCATGCGCTCCCCCAACGACGAGATGGGCGGCTTCTACACCCATCTCACCGATGTCCCGGGCGGGCTGGGCGTCGGCACACAGGTCTCCCGCGGGGATGTGCTGGGCCAGGTCTACGAGTTCGCGGGCATCGACTCGCATCTGCACCTGGCGCTGGTCGAGATCATCGGCGGTGCACCCAATGGCACGTACCAGGGTGTGGATCTGTACCAAATGTTCCTGGACACCGCGAACTCCGGCACGGTCACGTCGGTCACCTTCAACCAGACGGCTCGCCTCCCACCCGGGGCGACGGGGGGTAGGGGCGGTGGCGGCCAGGTCTTCCGCCTCGGGTCGATCCGCGGCATCCAGCAGGGAACGGCGGCCGGAGACCTCTGACCTCCAGCCGCCGACCGTGCACCGGACCGATGCGGGACCCTACTGGACGAGTTCCCAGTCCTGTGACCCGTCGGTGACCGCGCTCTGCAGAGTCAGCGGCGCGCCCTCGGTCGCACCGGTCAGGTACAGGCTCGTGTTCTTGACCGATTGCAACTTGTAGAACCCGTCGGCGGTCTTGATGAGGTTCCAGCTGCCCGTGGTGGTGTTGTCGACCCACTGGCCGATCCGTTGGCCGACCGTCGCGTTCCCGGTCCAGACGGCCGCCGCGCGGCCGCCCGACTTGTTGAGCAGGGTTACGCCACCGCTGGGTTCGGTCACCACATGCCAGTACTGGGTGTCCCCGTTCGCCGCCGAACCGGGCGCCTCCAGGCGGACGTCGGGAACGTCTCCGTTGCCGATGTTCGCGTCGTTGGTCTTGTTTCCGGTGCCGATCACCTGGTCGGTCTTGCGATTCACCAGTTGGTGGTAGGCGCCGTCGGAGTGGCCCAGGTCGACCTCGGCGAAGCGGAGCGTCGACGTGCCCTGGTTGTTCAGTATGGAGACGCGGCCGGTGCCCTCGACGTACTGCAGGTTGCGGCTGTATCCGGCCTGCGAGGTCGTCTGGTACTCCTTCCACGCGCCGTCGCTGCGCCCGCTCTCGTTGACCCAGACGTTGCCGCTGCCGGCGGCGTTGTAGACCAGGCGACCGCCGGGGAGCCTGATGAGGACCGGGCTGCCGCCCGTCGCGAGAGCGCGGGAACCGGCGTCGAGCGGCAGTGCGGTGACACCCGTGCCCGTGGCGGGGCCGCGGAAGAACTTCAACGGGTCGTCGGCGAGCACGTATCTGGTGTTCGCTCCGCCGGCCCAGTACTCGAAGGTCAGCAGCCACTTGCCGTCCGTCGTCCGGACGACGTTCGTCATGCCCGGGCGTCCGCCGCCGATCTCCGACTTGCCGCCGCCCATGTCCTGGGTCAGTCCGGCGATGTCGACGACGGGCGAGCTCCACGCCGTGCTGCGGCCGTCCCAGGTCTTGTGGACGAGGATCTGGCCCTTGGAGTCCGTGGCGGTGTCGTTGGCGGGGTCCAGGGTCGGGACGCCGGTGGTCGCGTTGAATCCGGTGTAGTCGTTCTCGTCGGAGTAGTAGCAGACGAGTTGGCCCTTGTGGACCATCAGGTACGGCTCCCAGAGGGGGTCTGCTTGTTCGTGTTCGCGGCGGCGATGTTCTGGCCGGTCGCGCCCGCGCTGCCGCCCTGCCAGCCGCCGGTGGCGATGACGTTGACGACCTTCCACGTCGCGCCGTCGTCGGTGCTGGAGTACAGGGCGATCGCCAGGTCCTTGCGGTCCCCGTCGTTGGACGGCGTCCAGTTGGGGTCGGCGGCTTTGTGCTCCTTGTAGTAGTGGTCGTCGCCCGACACGACACTCGCGAGGAGCAGGGTGCCCTGCTTGAGGTTCCCGACGTCCTGCGGCAGGACGTAGAGGTACGGGTTGGTCCAGTTGCTCGTGTGGTTCGGCTCGTTGAACAGCTGGAAGCTGCCGATCACCGAGAAGAGCAGGGTCAGCAGGAGCGCCGGCCGCAGCGCGGGCAGCTTGATCGACCAGGCGATCCGCCAGGCGCCCGCCCCGTCCATCGCGGCCGCCTCGTACAGGTCCTGCGGGATGGTGCGCAGCGCCGCGTACAGGATGATCATGTTGTAGCCGACGAACTCCCAGGTCACGATGTTCGCCAGACTGCCCAGCATCCAGCTCTCGCTGAGGAAGTGCGGGGCCGGGAGGTCCAGCTCCCGGCTGAGCTGGGCGAACGGACCGAAGTCGGGGCCGTACAGATAGCCCCACATGAGCGCGGCGACCACGCTCGGGACGGCGTACGGCACGAAGATGCCGAGTCGGATCAGGCGCGCCAGCCGCAGCAGGCCGCTGTCCAGGACGAGGGCGAACACCAGGGCCAGCAGCAGCATCAGCGGGACCTGGATCACGAAGAACAGGGCCACGCGGCCGACGCCGTGCAGGAGCAGGGGGTCCTGGAGGGCGGTGACGTAGTTGTCCAGGCCGACGAAGACCGTGCCGCCGATGAGGCGTTGCTGGAAGAGGCTGAGGTAGGCGGCGTAGCCGAGCGGGGCGAGGAACAGCAGGAGGAAGAGGATCAGGAACGGGGCCACGAACAGGGGGCCCGGCCCGCCGAACCGGCGGCGCGGCGGTCCGGCTCGGCGCGGCTTCCTGGCGTAGGCGGCGGTGGTGGCTGCCATCTCAGGCCCCCTTGACCGTGAAGCCCTGGTTCTTGGCGTACGTCGTCAGCCGTGACTGCCAGGTGCCGAGGGCGGCGACGGCGTCGGCCCGGTCGGCGAGGGACTTGCCGACGGTCTCGGTCCAGTCCTTCGCCGCCTGGTCCAGGAACGGCGGCCACTGGAAGGAGGTCGGGACCGTGTCGCTGATGTCGGCGAAGATCTGGTTGACCTTCTGGCCGCCGTAGAAGGCGGGTGCGTCGTCGGTGAAACTCGGGTCCGCGAGCAGGGACTTGGTCGC contains the following coding sequences:
- a CDS encoding peptidoglycan-binding protein: MNWSNATDLEPGDVISILGVDHVFYDDVMRTGGSIAWNDQNPGNIISSDEAVSYGAYPGKHNDIFAVFPDEETGFQAVRGYLARRRNKTVLEVMKAYAPAGHGANDPQRYAQQVADAMGVGTDTSLAALDENQLTTFADAIRRVEGWRPGEAHGPDDLPGDVAQWLAEHPSRPERTVADQPFARRGTVTEGVKNIQQRLNDLGCNPPLVVDGNFGPRTHEAVQRFQSGHGLTADGIVGNKTWRQLVGAG
- a CDS encoding carbohydrate ABC transporter permease yields the protein MAATTAAYARKPRRAGPPRRRFGGPGPLFVAPFLILFLLLFLAPLGYAAYLSLFQQRLIGGTVFVGLDNYVTALQDPLLLHGVGRVALFFVIQVPLMLLLALVFALVLDSGLLRLARLIRLGIFVPYAVPSVVAALMWGYLYGPDFGPFAQLSRELDLPAPHFLSESWMLGSLANIVTWEFVGYNMIILYAALRTIPQDLYEAAAMDGAGAWRIAWSIKLPALRPALLLTLLFSVIGSFQLFNEPNHTSNWTNPYLYVLPQDVGNLKQGTLLLASVVSGDDHYYKEHKAADPNWTPSNDGDRKDLAIALYSSTDDGATWKVVNVIATGGWQGGSAGATGQNIAAANTNKQTPSGSRT
- a CDS encoding peptidoglycan DD-metalloendopeptidase family protein yields the protein MSAFTIDMSSPFPGGFTAGLGGPGTGGHQSPHWYIQYGMDLGAPAGTQVYAAFDAHITKYSPHDPATDSGKVYGAQLFMRSPNDEMGGFYTHLTDVPGGLGVGTQVSRGDVLGQVYEFAGIDSHLHLALVEIIGGAPNGTYQGVDLYQMFLDTANSGTVTSVTFNQTARLPPGATGGRGGGGQVFRLGSIRGIQQGTAAGDL
- a CDS encoding DUF6519 domain-containing protein, with product MHGDFSRVIFDPARRFSSVLSQQGRVQLDAEINEQTAILLHYMRTLAADLLGPAAYPPDKDEDALGGFGVDGFDGDTFSVAPGRMYVDGILCECDGTDYWDQPDGHLESDREDDRLPSGPFLVYLRVWERLITAVEAPWIREVALGPGGPDTTARTRVVWQVCLLPLEPGSFRPDMRSAAGFLRERLRGDFEPRGLLAARTRHPDEDLTPSELPPSSGYRGPENQLYRVEVHQGGREGTATFKWSRENGSVVLPVRKIDGATVELETLGRDDKLGVDIGDVVEIVDDATVCRAASDRPDARYGRLYTVRQVDYAGSRVELDAEPADDAGGRRSLHPFLRRWDSECDEGTALPVREDAWLPLEDGIEIRFSPHDEWPRVYRRGDYWLIPARVLTGDVEWPRSREGEPLRRRPHGVHYHYAPLAYIDPHGGDFELVDLRVPFPHRR
- a CDS encoding RICIN domain-containing protein, which translates into the protein MVHKGQLVCYYSDENDYTGFNATTGVPTLDPANDTATDSKGQILVHKTWDGRSTAWSSPVVDIAGLTQDMGGGKSEIGGGRPGMTNVVRTTDGKWLLTFEYWAGGANTRYVLADDPLKFFRGPATGTGVTALPLDAGSRALATGGSPVLIRLPGGRLVYNAAGSGNVWVNESGRSDGAWKEYQTTSQAGYSRNLQYVEGTGRVSILNNQGTSTLRFAEVDLGHSDGAYHQLVNRKTDQVIGTGNKTNDANIGNGDVPDVRLEAPGSAANGDTQYWHVVTEPSGGVTLLNKSGGRAAAVWTGNATVGQRIGQWVDNTTTGSWNLIKTADGFYKLQSVKNTSLYLTGATEGAPLTLQSAVTDGSQDWELVQ